A region from the Agrococcus sp. SL85 genome encodes:
- a CDS encoding SDR family NAD(P)-dependent oxidoreductase, whose translation MGEPKVVVLTGASAGIGAAAARSLSAAGHEVVVVGRSPERTRAIADEIGARHFLVDLEEALSVRDLAARLLAELPRIDVLALNAGALYGERRRTVDGHERTWQVNVLSPALLSRMLLPRLRESEGRVVLTSSAVHRFARLEVNDLEGRHSSYSMLGAYGSAKLAGLLLLDEAAKRAQAPLVGMAAFHPGYVASHVFRDVPVLHGLVNAAFSRRLTLSPEEGSVPLQYLATVPTNAELHQTYWHRMQERRIRHPQWHDVQLRAALREAVVSFDTAIV comes from the coding sequence ATGGGTGAGCCCAAGGTCGTCGTGCTCACCGGTGCCAGCGCAGGCATCGGTGCCGCCGCTGCCCGTTCCCTGAGCGCGGCGGGCCACGAGGTCGTCGTCGTCGGCCGCAGCCCCGAGCGCACCCGCGCCATCGCCGACGAGATCGGCGCCCGCCACTTCCTCGTCGACCTTGAGGAGGCGCTGAGCGTCCGCGACCTCGCCGCGCGACTCCTGGCCGAGCTGCCGCGCATCGACGTGCTCGCGCTCAACGCCGGCGCGCTCTACGGCGAGCGCCGCCGCACGGTCGACGGCCACGAGCGCACCTGGCAGGTGAACGTGCTGTCGCCGGCGCTCCTCAGCCGGATGCTGCTGCCGCGCCTGCGCGAGAGCGAGGGCCGCGTGGTGCTGACCTCCTCCGCGGTGCACCGCTTCGCCCGGCTCGAGGTCAACGACCTCGAGGGCCGCCACTCGAGCTACTCGATGCTCGGCGCCTACGGCAGCGCGAAGCTCGCGGGCCTGCTGCTGCTCGACGAAGCGGCGAAGCGCGCGCAGGCGCCGCTCGTCGGCATGGCCGCCTTCCACCCCGGCTACGTCGCGAGCCACGTCTTCCGCGACGTGCCGGTGCTCCACGGCCTCGTGAACGCCGCCTTCTCGCGACGCCTCACGCTCTCGCCCGAGGAGGGCTCGGTGCCGCTGCAGTACCTGGCGACCGTGCCGACGAACGCCGAGCTGCACCAGACCTACTGGCACCGCATGCAGGAGCGCCGCATCCGCCACCCGCAGTGGCACGACGTGCAGCTGCGGGCGGCGCTGCGCGAGGCGGTCGTCTCCTTCGACACCGCGATCGTGTAG
- a CDS encoding TetR/AcrR family transcriptional regulator, translating into MDQQPRRRDAERNRARILEVAAERIDAGESVAHKDLARAAEVGVGTVYRAFPARPDLITALAEPHLLELAKLLREATEAEDPLAVAVTGAVGLLGQHPDVAENLRDEAGHAQPAPAVAEVLEALQGVLATPGPLGIHQGVDAHALVRILCGLNYAASLASDKDAARVLHVGVALQGLRAA; encoded by the coding sequence ATGGACCAGCAGCCGAGGCGACGAGATGCCGAGCGGAACCGCGCACGCATCCTCGAGGTGGCAGCGGAGCGCATCGACGCGGGCGAGAGCGTCGCCCACAAGGACCTCGCGCGCGCCGCAGAGGTGGGCGTCGGCACCGTCTACCGTGCCTTCCCGGCCCGCCCCGACCTCATCACCGCGCTCGCCGAGCCGCACCTGCTCGAGCTCGCGAAGCTGCTGCGCGAGGCCACCGAGGCGGAGGATCCGCTGGCGGTCGCCGTCACCGGCGCCGTCGGCCTCCTCGGCCAGCACCCCGACGTGGCCGAGAACCTGCGCGACGAGGCCGGCCACGCGCAGCCCGCGCCCGCCGTCGCCGAGGTGCTCGAGGCGCTCCAGGGCGTGCTCGCCACCCCCGGCCCCCTCGGCATCCACCAGGGCGTCGACGCGCACGCGCTCGTGCGCATCCTCTGCGGCCTGAACTACGCCGCCTCCCTCGCATCCGACAAGGATGCGGCCCGCGTGCTGCACGTGGGCGTGGCCCTGCAGGGGCTGCGCGCGGCCTGA
- a CDS encoding phytoene desaturase family protein produces MTRAVVVGAGVNGLTAAAVLARAGVEVTVLERLPSIGGAAASAAVLGEGTVVDLGAAAHPFGVASPAFRALGLAQHGLEWVHAPVPLAHPLPGGRAAVLHRDAERTARGLGADARAWLRLHAPATEQPLETVASAMGPLVRMPEHPLLLARIGVRGAWPARALARAVFRSGAAQALFGGSATHATLPLSHPMTSAFAVAFGGVGHTLGWPFARGGTQAIPDALAGAARAAGARIETGVDVDDLGALPAADAVLLDLTPRQVLELAADRVEPRYRRRLGGWRYGPAASKVDYLLDGPVPWTDPAVAGAGTVHLGGRIEQIDDAERAVAAGRMPDRPFVLVCQPSVADPSRARGGQQVLWAYAHVLHGWRGDARAAIDAEIEGAAPGFRDRILAARSTPPAALEAWNPNLVGGSIGGGSLAGLQQLARPVLARPYRAGSGLYVCSSSTPPGGGVHGMAGWHAAHAVLRDLGA; encoded by the coding sequence GTGACCCGCGCCGTCGTGGTGGGCGCGGGCGTCAACGGCCTCACCGCCGCCGCCGTGCTCGCCCGGGCGGGGGTCGAGGTCACCGTGCTCGAGCGGCTGCCGTCGATCGGCGGCGCCGCCGCGAGCGCTGCGGTGCTCGGCGAGGGCACGGTCGTCGACCTCGGCGCGGCCGCGCACCCCTTCGGCGTCGCGAGCCCCGCCTTCCGGGCGCTCGGGCTCGCGCAGCACGGGCTCGAGTGGGTGCACGCGCCCGTGCCGCTCGCGCATCCGCTCCCGGGCGGCCGCGCCGCCGTGCTGCACCGCGACGCGGAGCGCACGGCGCGGGGGCTGGGCGCCGACGCCCGCGCGTGGCTGCGGCTGCACGCGCCCGCGACCGAGCAGCCGCTGGAGACCGTCGCCTCCGCGATGGGGCCGCTCGTGCGCATGCCGGAGCATCCCCTGCTGCTGGCCCGCATCGGCGTGCGGGGCGCCTGGCCGGCGCGCGCGCTCGCGAGGGCCGTGTTCCGATCGGGCGCGGCGCAGGCGCTCTTCGGGGGCTCGGCGACGCACGCGACCCTGCCGCTCTCGCACCCCATGACGTCGGCGTTCGCCGTCGCCTTCGGCGGCGTCGGGCACACGCTCGGCTGGCCCTTCGCGCGCGGCGGCACGCAGGCGATCCCGGATGCGCTGGCCGGGGCCGCGAGGGCGGCCGGCGCGCGCATCGAGACGGGCGTCGACGTCGACGACCTCGGCGCCCTGCCCGCCGCGGACGCCGTGCTGCTCGACCTGACGCCGCGGCAGGTGCTCGAGCTCGCGGCCGACCGGGTCGAGCCCCGCTACCGGCGCCGCCTGGGCGGCTGGCGCTACGGGCCGGCCGCCTCCAAGGTCGACTACCTGCTCGACGGCCCCGTGCCCTGGACCGACCCGGCGGTCGCGGGGGCCGGCACCGTGCACCTCGGCGGTCGGATCGAGCAGATCGACGACGCCGAGCGGGCCGTCGCGGCGGGGCGGATGCCGGATCGGCCCTTCGTGCTCGTGTGCCAGCCGAGCGTCGCCGACCCCTCGCGCGCGCGCGGCGGGCAGCAGGTGCTCTGGGCCTACGCGCACGTGCTGCACGGGTGGCGCGGTGATGCGCGCGCGGCGATCGACGCCGAGATCGAGGGCGCAGCGCCGGGCTTCCGCGACCGCATCCTCGCCGCGCGCTCCACGCCGCCCGCGGCACTCGAGGCCTGGAACCCCAACCTCGTCGGCGGCTCGATCGGCGGCGGCTCGCTCGCGGGCTTGCAGCAACTGGCGCGCCCCGTGCTCGCGCGCCCGTACCGGGCGGGCTCCGGCCTCTACGTGTGCTCGTCGTCGACGCCGCCCGGCGGCGGCGTCCACGGCATGGCGGGCTGGCACGCGGCGCACGCGGTCCTCCGCGACCTCGGCGCCTGA
- a CDS encoding GAF domain-containing protein — MRDSWSRSLAGLVGVEGAPPLELDAEALAAYRSAHPLAGAMAMIRSLLLPGDALESGVVVAVGDAAGRLLWVEGDRTVRALTGDMGFVAGTNWSEAAVGTAAPGTALALDRSVQIRGPEHFNRLVQPWSCTAAPVHDPETRAILGVLDVTGGPEAATPQAQLLVDATARAVESELLVARLRQRAEPTKRFRSALPARRPAPQRAATLRVLGRDLGALDLPDGRTVELSSRHAELLLMLATHRQGLSGERLAELVYDDPRSDSLRPELVRLKKVLAEHAPHLVPASRPYRLEAALETDLHQVLSLLDRGAHRVALAAYSGDALPGSRAPGVEELRDSARATLREALLAEASAEVLLAYVDTTAGADDLEVLRLCLRMLPARSPRRAGLVARIERLEQPAT; from the coding sequence GTGCGCGACTCCTGGAGCCGCTCGCTCGCGGGCCTCGTGGGCGTCGAGGGCGCGCCGCCGCTCGAGCTCGACGCCGAGGCGCTCGCCGCCTACCGCTCCGCGCACCCGCTCGCGGGCGCCATGGCGATGATCCGCTCGCTGCTGCTGCCGGGCGACGCGCTCGAGTCGGGCGTCGTCGTCGCCGTGGGCGACGCGGCCGGCCGGCTGCTGTGGGTGGAGGGCGACCGCACCGTGCGCGCCCTCACGGGCGACATGGGCTTCGTGGCCGGCACGAACTGGTCGGAGGCCGCGGTCGGCACCGCGGCGCCCGGCACGGCCCTCGCGCTCGACCGCTCGGTGCAGATCCGCGGCCCCGAGCACTTCAACCGGCTCGTGCAGCCGTGGTCGTGCACCGCCGCGCCCGTGCACGACCCCGAGACCCGCGCGATCCTCGGCGTGCTGGACGTCACCGGCGGCCCCGAGGCGGCAACGCCGCAGGCGCAGCTGCTCGTCGACGCCACCGCGCGCGCCGTGGAGTCGGAGCTGCTCGTCGCCCGGCTGCGGCAGCGGGCCGAGCCGACGAAGCGGTTCCGCTCCGCGCTCCCCGCCCGTCGGCCCGCGCCGCAGCGCGCCGCGACCCTGCGCGTGCTCGGCCGCGACCTCGGCGCGCTCGACCTGCCCGACGGCCGCACGGTCGAGCTCAGCTCGCGCCACGCCGAGCTGCTGCTCATGCTCGCCACGCATCGGCAGGGCCTCTCGGGCGAGCGGCTCGCCGAGCTCGTCTACGACGACCCGCGCTCCGACTCGCTGCGGCCCGAGCTCGTGCGGCTCAAGAAGGTGCTCGCCGAGCACGCGCCGCACCTCGTGCCCGCCTCCCGGCCCTACCGGCTCGAGGCCGCGCTCGAGACCGACCTCCACCAGGTGCTCTCGCTGCTCGACCGCGGTGCGCACCGCGTGGCCCTCGCCGCCTACTCCGGCGACGCCCTGCCGGGCTCCCGCGCGCCCGGGGTCGAGGAGCTGCGCGACAGCGCGCGCGCCACCCTGCGCGAGGCGCTGCTGGCCGAGGCGAGCGCCGAGGTGCTCCTCGCCTACGTCGACACCACCGCGGGCGCCGATGACCTCGAGGTGCTGCGGCTGTGCCTGCGGATGCTGCCCGCGCGATCGCCGCGGCGCGCGGGCCTCGTCGCCCGCATCGAGCGGCTGGAGCAGCCCGCAACCTGA
- a CDS encoding aldehyde dehydrogenase family protein: MTIVDDDVQAEPTASPGVYAAPGSEGSIVSYRSRYGHWIGGEWVDPVKGQYFEDITPVTGKPFCEVGRGTAEDIDRAVDAAWKAFASWRRTTPAERALILNRIADRIEANLEQIAVAETWENGKPVRETLAADIPLAVDHFRYFAGVLRAQEGGLSQLDEDTVAYHFHEPLGVVGQIIPWNFPILMATWKLAPALAAGNCVVLKPAEQTPASILLLFDLIGDLLPAGVVNIVNGFGIEAGAPLASHPRIRKVAFTGETTTGRLIMQYASQNLIPVTLELGGKSPNLFFEDVARDTGDSYYDKALEGFTLFALNQGEVCTCPSRALIQRSIYDQLLGDGLDRVAKVRQGNPLDTSTMIGAQASNDQLEKILSYIQIGTEGGAKLLTGGERVDLGGELSGGYYVAPTVFEGTNDMRIFQEEIFGPVLSVTSFSDFDDAISIANDTLYGLGAGVWSRSGDIAYRAGRAIEAGRVWTNTYHQYPAHAAFGGYKQSGIGRENHLKMLEHYQQTKNLLVSYADGAMGFF, translated from the coding sequence ATGACCATCGTCGACGACGACGTGCAGGCAGAGCCCACCGCGAGTCCCGGCGTCTACGCCGCCCCCGGCAGCGAGGGCTCGATCGTCAGCTACCGCTCGCGCTACGGCCACTGGATCGGCGGTGAGTGGGTGGACCCCGTGAAGGGCCAGTACTTCGAGGACATCACGCCCGTCACCGGCAAGCCCTTCTGCGAGGTCGGCCGCGGCACCGCGGAGGACATCGACCGCGCGGTCGACGCCGCCTGGAAGGCCTTCGCGAGCTGGCGCCGCACGACCCCCGCGGAGCGCGCGCTCATCCTCAACCGGATCGCCGACCGCATCGAGGCGAACCTCGAGCAGATCGCCGTCGCCGAGACGTGGGAGAACGGCAAGCCCGTGCGCGAGACGCTCGCGGCCGACATCCCCCTCGCCGTCGACCACTTCCGCTACTTCGCGGGCGTGCTGCGCGCGCAGGAGGGCGGCCTCAGCCAGCTCGACGAGGACACCGTGGCGTACCACTTCCACGAGCCGCTGGGCGTGGTCGGGCAGATCATCCCCTGGAACTTCCCGATCCTCATGGCCACGTGGAAGCTCGCGCCCGCGCTCGCCGCCGGCAACTGCGTCGTGCTGAAGCCGGCCGAGCAGACGCCCGCGTCGATCCTGCTGCTCTTCGACCTCATCGGCGACCTGCTGCCGGCGGGCGTCGTGAACATCGTCAACGGCTTCGGCATCGAGGCCGGCGCCCCGCTCGCCTCGCACCCGCGCATCCGCAAGGTCGCGTTCACGGGCGAGACGACGACGGGCCGCCTCATCATGCAGTACGCCTCGCAGAACCTCATCCCCGTCACGCTCGAGCTCGGCGGCAAGAGCCCCAACCTCTTCTTCGAGGACGTCGCGCGCGACACGGGCGACAGCTACTACGACAAGGCGCTCGAGGGCTTCACCCTCTTCGCGCTCAACCAGGGCGAGGTGTGCACCTGCCCGAGCCGCGCGCTCATCCAGCGCTCGATCTACGACCAGCTGCTCGGCGACGGGCTCGACCGCGTCGCGAAGGTCAGGCAGGGCAACCCGCTCGACACGTCGACGATGATCGGCGCGCAGGCCTCGAACGACCAGCTCGAGAAGATCCTCAGCTACATCCAGATCGGCACGGAGGGCGGCGCGAAGCTGCTCACGGGCGGCGAGCGCGTCGACCTGGGCGGCGAGCTCTCGGGCGGCTACTACGTCGCGCCGACGGTGTTCGAGGGCACGAACGACATGCGGATCTTCCAGGAGGAGATCTTCGGCCCCGTGCTCTCGGTCACGTCGTTCAGCGACTTCGACGACGCCATCTCGATCGCCAACGACACGCTCTACGGCCTGGGCGCGGGCGTGTGGAGCCGCTCGGGCGACATCGCCTACCGCGCGGGCCGCGCGATCGAGGCGGGCCGCGTGTGGACGAACACCTACCACCAGTACCCGGCGCACGCCGCGTTCGGCGGGTACAAGCAGTCGGGCATCGGCCGCGAGAACCACCTGAAGATGCTCGAGCACTACCAGCAGACGAAGAACCTGCTCGTCTCGTACGCCGACGGGGCCATGGGCTTCTTCTGA
- a CDS encoding DUF779 domain-containing protein produces the protein MTDFERVAITADAAAMVRQLTAQHGPLMFHQSGGCCDGSSPMCYPVGMFLTGAGDVLLGAVDAGLDDPVEVYMSVSQFEYWKHTHLTIDLVEGRGAGFSVEGPTGMRFLIRSRMLTEPELVHFGLLAPPAED, from the coding sequence ATGACCGACTTCGAGCGCGTCGCGATCACCGCCGACGCCGCCGCCATGGTGCGGCAGCTCACGGCCCAGCACGGGCCGCTCATGTTCCACCAGTCCGGCGGCTGCTGCGACGGCTCCTCGCCGATGTGCTACCCCGTGGGCATGTTCCTCACGGGCGCGGGCGACGTGCTGCTCGGCGCGGTCGACGCAGGCCTCGACGACCCGGTCGAGGTCTACATGTCGGTGAGCCAGTTCGAGTACTGGAAGCACACGCACCTCACGATCGACCTCGTGGAGGGGCGCGGCGCCGGCTTCTCGGTGGAGGGGCCGACGGGGATGCGCTTCCTCATCCGCTCGCGCATGCTCACGGAGCCCGAGCTCGTGCACTTCGGGCTGCTCGCGCCGCCCGCCGAGGACTGA